A single Gadus macrocephalus chromosome 22, ASM3116895v1 DNA region contains:
- the gmpr gene encoding LOW QUALITY PROTEIN: GMP reductase 1 (The sequence of the model RefSeq protein was modified relative to this genomic sequence to represent the inferred CDS: inserted 1 base in 1 codon; deleted 1 base in 1 codon): MPRVDSDLKLDFKDVLFRPKRSSLRSRSEVDLQRTFTFRNSKQTYTGIPIIAANMDTTGTFEMARVLSKHTLFTAIHKHYTIEEWKNFAGSYPECIEHLAVSSGSGQADLEKLCQIVEAVPSLKYICLDVANGYSEYFVEFVKTVRGKFPQHTIMAGNVVTGEMVEELILSGADIIKVGIGPGSVCTTRIKTGVGYPQLSAVIECADSAHGLKGHIISDGGCSCPGDVAKAFGAGADFVMMGGMLAGHEQCTGEVIERDGKKYKMFYGMSSDTAMKKYVGGVAEYRASEGRTVEVAYRGDVEHTVLDVLGGXRSTCTYVGAAKLKELSRRTTFIRVTQQSSHMFG, from the exons ATGCCGCGCGTGGACTCGGACCTGAAGCTGGACTTCAAAGATGTCCTCTTCAGACCCAAGCGGAGCAGCCTCCGAAGCCGCTCGGAG GTGGATCTCCAGAGGACCTTCACATTCCGTAACTCCAAGCAGACCTACACGGGCATCCCCATCATCGCCGCCAACATGGACACCACCGGGACCTTCGAGATGGCACGGGTCCTCAGTAAG cACACCCTCTTCACAGCCATTCATAAGCACTACACTATAGAGGAATGGAAAAACTTTGCCGGCAGCTACCCAGAATGCATTGAG CACCTGGCCGTGAGCTCCGGCAGTGGCCAGGCCGACCTGGAGAAGCTGTGTCAGATCGTGGAGGCTGTGCCCTCTCTCAAGTACATCTGTCTGGACGTCGCCAACGGATACTCAGAGTATTTCGTGGAATTTGTCAAGACTGTCCGGGGGAAGTTcccacaacacaccatcatg GCTGGCAACGTGGTGACaggggagatggtggaggagctAATCCTGTCAGGTGCTGACATCATCAAAGTGGGCATCGggccag GATCTGTGTGTACAACGCGCATCAAGACCGGGGTGGGATACCCCCAGCTCAGTGCTGTCATAGAGTGTGCTGACTCCGCCCACGGACTCAAGGGCCACATCATCTCT GATGGTGGCTGCAGTTGCCCTGGTGATGTGGCTAAGGCTTTTG gggccGGCGCTGACTTCGTGATGATGGGGGGCATGCTGGCGGGCCACGAACAGTGCACCGGCGAGGTCATCGAGAGAGACGGCAAGAAGTACAAGATGTTCTACGGCATGAGCTCCGACACCGCCATGAAGAAATACGTCGGGGGCGTCGCCGAATATAG GGCGTCGGAGGGGCGGACGGTGGAGGTGGCCTACCGG GGGGACGTGGAGCACACGGTGCTGGACGTCCTGGGGG TGCGCTCCACCTGCACCTACGTGGGCGCGGCCAAGCTGAAGGAGCTTAGCCGCCGCACCACCTTCATCAGGGTCACACAGCAGTCCAGCCACATGTTCGGCTAG